From Stigmatella erecta, one genomic window encodes:
- a CDS encoding vWA domain-containing protein, which produces MSNLQPPSTEALDLVFWDPSGYKWNGSGDWNQWRYVSDGLGGEIGIRFGVSSGFGTFDWNNGGVAPYGSINDGTGAASFGKNEQMGMASTSVNAVRMQANRQFTSAQNNFTVELDFSRYKGSKAGGKDGVAGANTLIGLSDIYAGLTYAKTTVTITGTLADGSAASPAGWKLLNGGAAPATAGGNQPSAQLGLTNGVLQGTSTPAPGGMANSIDTVMGLVRLDAAGCKTLHLRYDIFPVGNNRAPRIDNSGLYVATAFLRKTDQPSKTDQPSKPATPSKPTIVIKDNPGKQPGSTTSYTFAVKNPDGSIAGKGCFTYETPAGGGEPKLTAFYYHDKTVGTINQTNVQTFYFNQDGGDPRFTFVTGAPAKGVCSLTADTTLPAQLTGIGGEAPQHYLGKTLDFPKLATGTSVTEESTSTPAVDLVVVIDSSVSMKDEADALDKAVGAAIKAARTKCPSDLRVTYLGIEGTFKNTRFDTTVKNYLTGTAKADESALRGRKKGTVAGGGAQEDGARAIEDVIAHYDWRPSAKRAIFFLGDEAFEGGGNDVNQEDIDAANRAIDAAKKKDVRIHTYLGTSGAKEKQRKALEKEFTRAASETGGKAFTSKDTLNGFQELLEQVICGSKSSTTTTAEFCCCQEYAEQEQAQA; this is translated from the coding sequence ATGTCCAATCTCCAGCCTCCCTCCACCGAAGCGCTCGACCTGGTGTTTTGGGACCCCTCTGGATACAAGTGGAATGGCTCCGGTGACTGGAACCAGTGGCGCTATGTCTCCGATGGGTTGGGCGGAGAGATCGGCATCCGGTTTGGCGTCAGCTCCGGCTTCGGCACCTTTGACTGGAACAACGGGGGCGTGGCCCCGTACGGCTCGATCAATGACGGCACCGGCGCCGCCTCGTTCGGCAAGAACGAGCAGATGGGCATGGCGTCCACCAGCGTCAACGCGGTCCGCATGCAGGCCAACAGACAGTTCACCAGCGCCCAGAACAACTTCACGGTCGAGCTCGACTTCTCCCGGTACAAGGGCTCGAAGGCCGGGGGCAAGGACGGCGTCGCGGGAGCCAATACGCTCATCGGCTTGAGCGACATCTACGCCGGCCTGACCTACGCCAAGACGACGGTCACCATCACCGGCACGCTCGCCGACGGCAGCGCCGCCAGCCCCGCGGGCTGGAAGCTGCTCAACGGCGGCGCGGCGCCCGCCACCGCCGGGGGAAATCAGCCCAGCGCGCAGTTGGGCCTCACGAACGGCGTGCTGCAAGGCACCTCGACGCCGGCTCCCGGCGGCATGGCCAACTCGATCGACACGGTGATGGGCCTGGTGCGGCTCGACGCGGCTGGCTGCAAGACGCTGCACTTGCGCTACGACATCTTCCCCGTGGGCAACAACCGGGCGCCGCGCATCGACAATTCGGGGCTGTACGTCGCCACCGCCTTCCTTCGCAAGACCGACCAGCCGTCCAAGACCGACCAGCCGTCCAAGCCGGCAACGCCAAGCAAGCCCACCATTGTCATCAAGGACAACCCTGGCAAGCAGCCAGGGAGCACCACCAGCTATACCTTCGCCGTGAAGAACCCGGACGGCTCGATCGCGGGCAAGGGCTGCTTCACCTATGAGACCCCGGCCGGTGGCGGGGAGCCCAAGCTGACCGCGTTCTACTACCACGACAAGACCGTCGGCACGATCAACCAGACCAACGTCCAGACGTTCTACTTCAATCAGGACGGTGGGGATCCGCGCTTCACGTTCGTGACCGGCGCCCCGGCGAAGGGCGTCTGCAGCCTGACCGCGGACACCACCCTGCCGGCGCAGCTCACCGGAATCGGCGGCGAAGCCCCGCAGCACTACCTCGGCAAGACGCTGGATTTCCCCAAGCTGGCCACGGGGACCTCGGTCACGGAGGAGAGCACCTCCACCCCCGCGGTCGATCTCGTCGTGGTCATCGACTCCAGCGTCTCGATGAAGGACGAGGCTGACGCGCTGGACAAGGCGGTCGGCGCGGCCATCAAGGCGGCCAGGACCAAGTGCCCCTCGGACCTGCGCGTCACGTACCTGGGCATCGAGGGGACGTTCAAGAACACCCGCTTCGACACCACGGTCAAGAATTACCTGACCGGCACCGCCAAGGCGGACGAGTCCGCGCTGCGGGGGCGCAAGAAGGGCACGGTGGCGGGTGGCGGCGCGCAGGAGGACGGGGCGCGCGCCATCGAGGACGTCATCGCGCACTATGACTGGCGGCCCTCCGCCAAGCGCGCGATCTTCTTCCTCGGCGACGAGGCGTTCGAGGGCGGCGGCAACGACGTCAACCAAGAGGACATCGACGCCGCCAACCGCGCCATCGACGCCGCCAAGAAGAAGGATGTCCGGATCCACACGTACCTGGGCACGAGCGGCGCGAAGGAGAAGCAGCGCAAGGCGCTGGAGAAGGAGTTCACGCGGGCCGCGTCCGAGACGGGCGGCAAGGCGTTCACCTCCAAGGACACGCTGAACGGCTTCCAGGAGCTCCTGGAGCAGGTGATCTGCGGCAGCAAGTCGAGCACGACCACCACGGCCGAGTTCTGCTGCTGCCAGGAGTACGCGGAGCAGGAGCAGGCGCAGGCATAA
- a CDS encoding nuclease A inhibitor family protein, which yields MSTIATSDVHAALNRAADQLLSAAGADGIVSRKDIRAKLLSLEGTERALVDMLYRYIDRRDNARSARVTKTDINTALKFIQTDLVDRFDLDNNGLSEDEVARMSELGKLAVTLARSLKAATAPTGGALAQKLGELSKGLFFDGYYGTEGGVSIQPFHAAAKLSQLTPDGLRSTLKLTNQPEHEIARFESADPCLQALINVHYDMPEHEQAEELVRFMKAHLRELHAVILGRDNPELGAEHPLYIVGTDSAGNLVGLKTGVIWT from the coding sequence ATGAGCACCATTGCCACGTCCGATGTCCACGCTGCGCTCAATCGCGCCGCGGATCAGCTCCTGAGCGCCGCGGGCGCCGATGGCATCGTCAGCCGGAAAGACATCCGCGCCAAGCTCCTCTCGCTGGAGGGCACGGAGCGGGCGCTCGTCGACATGCTCTATCGATACATTGATCGCCGGGACAACGCCCGCTCGGCCCGGGTGACCAAGACCGATATCAACACCGCGCTCAAGTTCATCCAGACCGACCTCGTCGATCGCTTTGACCTCGACAACAATGGTCTCTCCGAAGACGAGGTCGCGCGCATGTCCGAGCTGGGCAAGCTCGCCGTCACCCTCGCGCGATCGCTCAAGGCGGCGACCGCGCCCACGGGCGGGGCGCTCGCGCAAAAGCTCGGCGAGCTCTCGAAGGGGCTCTTCTTCGACGGCTACTACGGCACGGAGGGTGGGGTGTCCATCCAGCCCTTCCACGCCGCGGCCAAGCTCTCCCAGCTCACCCCGGATGGCCTCCGCTCCACGCTCAAGCTCACGAACCAGCCGGAGCACGAGATCGCGAGATTCGAGTCTGCGGATCCGTGCCTCCAGGCGCTCATCAACGTCCATTACGACATGCCCGAACATGAGCAGGCCGAGGAACTCGTCCGGTTCATGAAGGCCCACCTGCGCGAGCTCCACGCGGTGATCCTCGGCCGCGACAATCCGGAACTGGGCGCGGAACACCCGCTCTACATCGTGGGGACCGACTCCGCCGGAAATCTCGTCGGGCTGAAGACTGGCGTTATCTGGACCTGA
- a CDS encoding endonuclease/exonuclease/phosphatase family protein: MFELLSSALLSLLISLGLSPSPAPERMEALAVTSATVATHNTLHGSANLKPLADVIGWQEVDTDEGHSKLGALENYDHFRPGAGRLDARNSIAISWRKNKYEKTGEGSRLTHGGEAGVTPARFVNWVVLKNKDTGAKLAFINTHYISGAWNGEHPDRQERWRTHNAVVREVVADLLSRGLPVVLVGDFNRQLSQDIPGMNHLNTAGVAGVPIDQIYVTVGIGTGPAERLEKYGSDHFAYTATVQF; this comes from the coding sequence ATGTTCGAACTCTTGTCCTCGGCCCTCCTCAGCCTGCTCATCTCCCTGGGGCTCAGCCCCTCCCCCGCCCCGGAGCGGATGGAGGCACTCGCGGTCACGTCAGCCACCGTCGCGACCCACAACACCCTTCACGGAAGCGCGAACCTCAAGCCGCTCGCGGACGTCATCGGCTGGCAGGAGGTGGACACCGACGAGGGCCATTCCAAGCTCGGCGCGCTCGAGAACTACGACCACTTCCGTCCTGGCGCGGGCCGGCTGGATGCCCGCAACTCCATCGCCATCTCGTGGCGCAAGAACAAGTACGAGAAGACCGGAGAAGGCTCCCGGCTCACCCACGGAGGTGAAGCCGGGGTGACGCCCGCGCGCTTCGTGAACTGGGTGGTGCTGAAGAACAAGGACACCGGCGCGAAGCTGGCGTTCATCAATACCCATTACATCTCCGGCGCCTGGAACGGTGAGCACCCCGATCGCCAGGAGCGCTGGCGGACGCACAACGCCGTGGTGCGCGAGGTCGTCGCGGATCTGCTCTCGCGGGGGCTGCCCGTCGTCCTGGTGGGTGACTTCAACCGTCAGCTCTCACAGGACATCCCGGGGATGAACCACCTGAACACTGCGGGTGTCGCCGGCGTGCCCATCGATCAGATCTACGTCACCGTGGGCATCGGCACGGGGCCCGCCGAACGCCTGGAGAAGTACGGCTCCGACCACTTCGCCTACACCGCGACCGTCCAGTTCTGA
- a CDS encoding glycoside hydrolase family 43 protein translates to MTPRRRALGASAAFAACLSISFSAGAAPRPVYAPSGGFADPSVVNHNSQFYGMATGSLVPSAQGNIASGPWGAEGPALTSKPSWATGGGMWAPDLERISANEWVLYFAAPVNGLDANQRCIGAATASSPLGPFTPVVGGPLVCPGAADVPSPDDTVPGRPIATAGVIDPSGFKDSDGARFLLYKTQQLPSSLRIVRLNAAGTHVAVDATSRQLLRSDRIVENPVLVKRAGDYILFASRGPYNKCTYETIWMRANGVGTNAFNSVTQHTLLTDSNTGGVCGPGGADIAAAIDEGQRIFFHGWLCGGSPCPINFDAQTDDGGRRGLYLGVLGWDSNNNPVVNKFLSPE, encoded by the coding sequence ATGACACCCCGCCGTCGCGCCCTGGGCGCATCCGCCGCGTTCGCCGCCTGCCTCAGCATCTCCTTCAGCGCAGGCGCTGCGCCCCGGCCCGTGTATGCGCCGAGTGGTGGGTTCGCGGATCCGTCCGTGGTCAACCACAACAGCCAGTTCTACGGCATGGCGACCGGAAGCCTCGTCCCCTCGGCCCAGGGGAACATCGCCTCCGGTCCATGGGGCGCCGAGGGGCCTGCCCTCACCTCGAAGCCCTCGTGGGCCACGGGCGGCGGCATGTGGGCCCCGGATCTGGAGCGGATCAGCGCGAACGAGTGGGTCCTCTACTTCGCCGCCCCCGTCAACGGGCTGGACGCCAACCAGCGCTGTATCGGCGCGGCCACCGCCAGCTCGCCACTCGGGCCGTTCACTCCGGTCGTGGGCGGGCCGCTGGTCTGCCCGGGGGCGGCGGACGTCCCCTCGCCGGATGACACCGTCCCGGGCCGCCCCATCGCGACCGCCGGCGTCATCGACCCGTCCGGGTTCAAGGACAGCGACGGGGCGCGCTTCCTGCTCTACAAGACGCAGCAACTGCCTTCGTCGTTGCGCATCGTCCGGCTCAACGCCGCCGGCACCCACGTGGCGGTCGATGCCACCAGCCGTCAGCTGCTGCGCTCGGACCGCATCGTGGAGAACCCGGTCCTGGTGAAGCGCGCCGGGGACTACATCCTGTTCGCCTCTCGCGGGCCGTATAACAAGTGCACCTACGAGACCATCTGGATGCGGGCCAACGGCGTGGGCACCAACGCCTTCAACAGCGTCACGCAGCACACCCTGCTCACGGATTCGAACACGGGCGGCGTGTGCGGTCCCGGCGGCGCGGACATCGCCGCGGCGATCGACGAGGGGCAGCGGATCTTCTTCCACGGCTGGCTGTGCGGTGGCAGCCCCTGCCCCATCAACTTCGACGCGCAGACCGATGACGGGGGCCGCCGGGGCCTGTACCTGGGCGTGCTGGGCTGGGACTCCAATAACAACCCGGTCGTCAACAAGTTCCTCAGCCCGGAGTGA